One region of Thunnus albacares chromosome 8, fThuAlb1.1, whole genome shotgun sequence genomic DNA includes:
- the LOC122986800 gene encoding high-affinity choline transporter 1-like, which produces MAFSIPGVIVMVFFYLLVLGTGIWASFKSKREQKKSAATRMEMALLENQSITWVVGIFTTSDWNLTSYGSPSPFERGGRRF; this is translated from the exons ATGGCTTTTAGCATCCCAGGAGTTATAGTGATGGTGTTTTTCTACCTGCTGGTCCTTGGGACCGGCATCTGGGCTTCCTTCAAGTCCAAAAGGGAACAGAAGAAGAGTGCAGCCACCAGAATGGAAATGGCCCTGCTGGAAAACCAAAGCATCACCTGGGTGGTGGGCATCTTCACCACGTCAG ACTGGAACCTGACTTCTTATGGCTCTCCATCTCCATTTGAACGGGGGGGGAGACGGTTCTAG